A genomic window from Henningerozyma blattae CBS 6284 chromosome 3, complete genome includes:
- the RPS27B gene encoding 40S ribosomal protein eS27 (similar to Saccharomyces cerevisiae RPS27B (YHR021C) and RPS27A (YKL156W); ancestral locus Anc_5.265), protein MVLVQDLLHPSAASEARKHKLKTLVQAPRSYFLDVKCPGCLNITTVFSHAQTAVTCEECSTVLCTPTGGKAKLSEGTSFRRK, encoded by the exons ATG GTTTTAGTTCAAGATTTGTTGCACCCAAGCGCTGCCTCTGAAGCTAGAAAGCACAAGCTTAAGACTTTGGTCCAAGCTCCAAGATCTTACTTCTTGGATGTCAAATGCCCAGGTTGTTTGAACATTACCACTGTCTTCTCTCACGCTCAAACTGCTGTCACCTGTGAAGAATGTTCTACCGTCTTATGTACCCCAACTGGTGGTAAGGCTAAATTATCTGAAGGTACCTCTTTCAGAAGAAAGTAA